Genomic segment of Rhodothermales bacterium:
CGACTCAAACGGCTGAACCGCCCTCTCCCCTCCCATACACTGCCGTCAGCTCCTTCAGCCGCTCCACCGCCTCATGCGTGAGCTGCTCTGGCCGGAAGCGCCAGCCCCAGTTGGGGGCGCCGACCGTCCCCGGCGTATTGACCCGGCCTTCGCTGCGGAGACCGAGCACATCCTGCATGGGGAGCACCGCGA
This window contains:
- a CDS encoding 4-alpha-glucanotransferase, with protein sequence AVLPMQDVLGLRSEGRVNTPGTVGAPNWGWRFRPEQLTHEAVERLKELTAVYGRGEGGSAV